One segment of Stappia sp. 28M-7 DNA contains the following:
- a CDS encoding alpha/beta fold hydrolase, producing the protein MPTLAIYLLSALALLLSGLAVLAELRGRGAEARYPPIGAFAEIDGVRLHYVDMRPEGWREGDPALVFVHGASANLRDPHMALAGPLAARAEKGRPARLVFVDRPGHGYSERGDDGMYRPAAQAALIAGLTDSLGITRAVAVGHSWGGAVAAQLALERADLFAGLVFLAPATHPWPGGVNWYYDAAALPVVGTVFSHTLAPFGAALVAPRAIGGIFRPAMAPDDYAERLGLSLLFRPQTFRANARDVSYLKEEVEAASLRYGEITQPAAVITGETDGVVYPHIHSHGLARDLPNAWLVTLEGAGHMPQHTRTDAVLEEIAKVVAMVFPEAGWGMQGRKRNETAEAVSSKVSASE; encoded by the coding sequence ATGCCCACCCTTGCCATTTACCTGCTGTCCGCGCTGGCGCTGCTGCTCTCCGGCCTTGCCGTGCTGGCGGAGCTGCGCGGCCGCGGCGCCGAGGCGCGCTATCCGCCGATCGGGGCCTTTGCCGAGATCGACGGCGTGCGGCTGCACTATGTCGACATGCGGCCCGAGGGCTGGCGTGAGGGCGATCCGGCGCTGGTCTTCGTGCACGGGGCGAGCGCCAACCTGCGCGACCCGCATATGGCGCTGGCAGGGCCTCTGGCGGCCCGGGCCGAGAAGGGGAGGCCCGCGCGGCTCGTTTTCGTAGACCGGCCCGGCCACGGGTATTCGGAGCGCGGCGACGACGGCATGTACCGCCCGGCGGCGCAGGCGGCTCTGATCGCGGGACTGACCGACAGTCTCGGCATAACGCGGGCCGTTGCGGTCGGCCATTCCTGGGGCGGGGCGGTGGCGGCGCAGCTGGCGCTGGAGCGGGCGGACCTTTTCGCCGGGCTGGTGTTCCTGGCGCCGGCAACCCATCCCTGGCCGGGCGGGGTCAACTGGTATTACGACGCGGCGGCCCTGCCGGTGGTCGGCACCGTGTTCTCCCACACGCTGGCCCCGTTCGGGGCGGCGTTGGTCGCCCCCAGGGCCATCGGCGGCATCTTCCGCCCGGCGATGGCGCCGGACGACTATGCCGAGCGGCTGGGCCTGTCGCTGCTGTTCCGCCCGCAGACCTTCCGGGCGAATGCGCGGGACGTTTCCTACCTGAAGGAAGAGGTGGAGGCGGCATCTCTGCGATACGGCGAGATCACGCAGCCGGCGGCGGTGATCACCGGCGAGACGGACGGCGTCGTCTACCCGCATATCCATTCGCACGGCCTGGCGCGGGACCTGCCCAATGCCTGGCTGGTGACGCTGGAGGGGGCCGGCCACATGCCGCAGCACACGCGCACGGACGCGGTGCTGGAGGAAATCGCCAAGGTGGTGGCGATGGTCTTCCCGGAGGCGGGATGGGGCATGCAGGGCCGGAAACGAAACGAGACGGCCGAAGCCGTCTCGTCGAAAGTGTCCGCGAGCGAGTGA